Proteins from one Deltaproteobacteria bacterium genomic window:
- a CDS encoding flippase-like domain-containing protein: MNIKTLIKTAITIILLTVIFRFVDFPSLLKILKEINPLYLIPAVAFQFLSTFVSSLRWNIIMKTLDFKESTWFYIKSYFKGTFFNQALPGSIGGDAVRVLELGGLGYRKREAFYGIFIDRIVGLLGLLLLNLAANFTYSDLLPTWLYRLINLTCTGSITGFIVLVMLRKAKFMSKIRFLDLFYDLSKRFRKVYSNIPNISGQLILSVIIHLCSILCIYAIALAIGLEYGLGAYLVIMPPVFLFTLIPISLAGWGVREGAMVGIFLLIGAPKEAVLSISILYGLIVIFHSLPGMIFWVQSKSRI; encoded by the coding sequence ATGAACATAAAAACCCTAATCAAAACAGCCATCACTATCATCCTCCTTACGGTCATCTTCCGCTTTGTCGACTTTCCCTCTCTCTTGAAGATACTAAAAGAGATCAATCCACTCTACCTGATCCCTGCCGTAGCATTCCAGTTTCTAAGCACCTTCGTCTCTTCACTGCGATGGAACATCATCATGAAGACCCTCGACTTCAAGGAAAGCACATGGTTCTACATTAAGAGCTATTTCAAGGGGACTTTTTTCAACCAGGCACTGCCGGGAAGCATCGGCGGTGATGCCGTGAGGGTTCTCGAACTGGGGGGACTGGGCTATAGGAAGCGAGAGGCCTTTTACGGTATTTTTATCGACCGTATTGTAGGTCTGCTTGGCCTGCTTCTATTAAACCTTGCTGCCAATTTTACTTATAGTGATCTTCTCCCAACCTGGCTTTACCGTTTAATCAATCTCACCTGCACAGGAAGCATTACAGGCTTTATCGTCCTTGTTATGCTGAGAAAAGCCAAGTTCATGTCGAAGATCAGGTTTTTAGACCTTTTTTATGATCTTTCAAAACGCTTCAGGAAGGTCTATAGCAATATCCCCAACATCAGTGGACAGTTGATTTTATCAGTAATTATCCACCTCTGCTCCATACTCTGCATCTATGCCATAGCACTGGCTATCGGGCTGGAATATGGGCTGGGCGCCTATCTTGTTATCATGCCCCCTGTCTTTCTCTTTACCTTAATTCCTATATCGCTGGCGGGTTGGGGAGTACGTGAAGGGGCTATGGTGGGAATCTTTCTTCTTATAGGCGCACCAAAAGAGGCCGTGCTTTCAATCTCCATCCTCTACGGGCTTATTGTTATCTTTCACAGTCTACCCGGTATGATATTCTGGGTACAGTCGAAAAGCAGGATATAG
- a CDS encoding phosphatase PAP2 family protein: protein MTSALFFSDGRFYAKSYPLFKLIYKYAPSMTGIIVLAIIGIYAYMQFKKRDEILGLKKKAYLYLIMAMLLGPLLVVNGIMKEFSGRARPRHIVEFSGSKTFTPAFVISDQCKKNCSFVSGHASAGFYFVALALLYRGKRRRVIFWSAVAAGGIIGMVRIIQGGHFLSDVIFSFAFVYLTSLLLHYGMFRNDKAA, encoded by the coding sequence ATGACAAGCGCCCTCTTTTTTTCGGATGGCAGGTTTTACGCAAAAAGCTACCCTCTTTTTAAATTGATCTATAAATATGCGCCATCCATGACTGGTATTATTGTTCTTGCTATCATAGGCATCTATGCCTATATGCAATTTAAAAAAAGAGATGAAATACTTGGTTTAAAAAAGAAAGCCTACCTCTATCTAATCATGGCAATGCTGCTGGGACCGCTTCTTGTGGTCAACGGCATTATGAAGGAATTTTCAGGCAGGGCAAGACCGAGGCATATAGTTGAATTTTCAGGAAGTAAAACATTCACCCCCGCTTTTGTCATTTCCGATCAGTGCAAAAAAAATTGTTCCTTCGTCAGCGGCCATGCATCGGCCGGTTTTTACTTCGTGGCACTGGCTCTGCTCTACAGAGGCAAGAGAAGACGAGTTATCTTCTGGAGTGCAGTTGCTGCCGGAGGAATAATCGGGATGGTAAGAATCATCCAGGGAGGCCACTTCCTGAGTGACGTTATTTTCTCCTTTGCCTTTGTTTACCTGACAAGCCTTTTACTCCATTACGGGATGTTTAGAAATGATAAAGCAGCTTGA
- a CDS encoding DUF1287 domain-containing protein yields MNLIRLLLIWLILLPVQSFAVTSSELVKAAIERANFRVVYDGSYYSIKYPGGDVPENIGVCTDVVIRSYRKIGIDLQKLVHQDMKANFSKYPSKKIWGLSRPDTNIDHRRVPNLQAFFSRFGQVLSISKKAEDYSPGDLVTWMIPGNLPHIGIVTDKYNVETGNPMIVHNIGRGPKLEDMLFSFPITGHYRYLP; encoded by the coding sequence ATGAACTTAATAAGATTGCTTCTAATTTGGTTGATCCTACTGCCGGTTCAATCTTTTGCAGTCACAAGTAGCGAACTGGTGAAGGCCGCAATAGAGAGGGCAAATTTTCGAGTAGTTTATGATGGCAGTTATTACTCGATAAAATATCCTGGTGGTGATGTGCCAGAAAATATCGGTGTTTGTACGGATGTTGTAATCAGGTCTTACCGAAAAATCGGCATCGACCTCCAGAAATTAGTTCATCAGGATATGAAAGCTAACTTTTCAAAATACCCATCAAAAAAGATCTGGGGATTGAGTCGGCCTGATACAAACATTGACCATAGGCGTGTGCCCAATTTGCAAGCTTTCTTCTCTCGTTTTGGCCAGGTACTTTCTATTTCAAAGAAAGCCGAAGACTATTCACCGGGAGACCTTGTAACTTGGATGATTCCAGGTAATTTACCTCATATTGGAATTGTAACAGACAAATACAATGTAGAAACAGGTAACCCTATGATTGTTCATAATATTGGTAGAGGGCCAAAGCTTGAGGATATGCTTTTTTCATTCCCAATTACCGGACATTATAGATATTTACCTTAA
- a CDS encoding glycosyltransferase family 39 protein, producing the protein MIKQLDTSKLRESHALGLLLIVALFHAIYNVTLQLHPDEAYYWYWSKKLQLSYYDHPPMVAYLIKIFTLFSDHEFFTRLTAVFCMTLTGWYIFKLANEVYDKDVAWLSLVSYTIIPTISMGYTIITPDAPLLMFWALSAWFSYKALFGGKWKDYLLAGVFIGAMMLSKYTSVLFLTALLLFIIIKIPRHLLQIKPWTSIILAFIIFLPAVYWNYQHDWISFSFQYKHGTSEVAKIKWNKFFEFAGGLFAIFTPIFFGILLYGSFKVKNYWNDKKRFFVAITYLFPLLFFLYKGLFKKMELNWVAVAFISGLIIFSYTVKEYKLKKTFIAGATLAVLLNLILHFPALFFLPPKMNIHNRIYGVKEAAIKAASYLEPGDLLLADHLRRAAMFSFYAGGGRQAHIPSTTRFSQYTMWDKGIDFGKVKGVFLSKRPEEKELSTIFKKVELLEEVKLKKEGLKEKTFYIYRCSN; encoded by the coding sequence ATGATAAAGCAGCTTGATACTTCAAAGTTAAGGGAGAGCCATGCGCTGGGCCTTCTTCTCATTGTCGCCCTCTTTCACGCCATTTACAATGTTACCCTCCAACTTCACCCTGATGAAGCCTATTACTGGTACTGGAGCAAGAAGCTGCAACTGAGCTACTACGACCATCCTCCTATGGTGGCTTACCTGATCAAAATTTTTACCCTTTTCAGTGATCATGAATTCTTCACGAGACTAACTGCCGTCTTCTGCATGACCCTTACAGGGTGGTATATTTTCAAGCTGGCCAATGAGGTCTACGACAAGGACGTTGCCTGGCTCTCTCTTGTAAGCTATACCATCATCCCCACAATCAGCATGGGGTACACCATCATCACGCCTGATGCGCCGCTGCTTATGTTCTGGGCCTTGTCTGCCTGGTTTTCATACAAGGCTCTCTTCGGCGGAAAATGGAAGGACTACCTATTGGCCGGTGTTTTCATTGGCGCCATGATGCTCAGTAAATATACGTCTGTCCTCTTTCTCACAGCGCTGCTTTTATTTATCATAATAAAAATACCCCGACACCTGCTGCAAATAAAACCATGGACATCCATTATTCTGGCCTTCATAATTTTCCTTCCCGCCGTCTACTGGAACTACCAGCACGACTGGATAAGCTTTTCATTTCAGTACAAACACGGCACATCGGAAGTAGCTAAAATAAAATGGAACAAGTTCTTTGAATTTGCAGGCGGTCTTTTCGCCATCTTTACACCCATTTTTTTCGGTATTCTCCTTTACGGAAGTTTCAAAGTTAAAAACTACTGGAATGATAAGAAGCGTTTCTTCGTTGCCATTACCTATCTCTTTCCACTCCTCTTTTTTCTTTACAAGGGACTTTTTAAAAAGATGGAACTCAACTGGGTAGCAGTAGCCTTCATTTCAGGCCTTATTATTTTTTCATATACAGTCAAAGAGTATAAGCTTAAAAAGACCTTCATTGCAGGTGCTACCCTTGCCGTGCTCCTTAATCTCATCCTTCATTTTCCGGCCCTCTTTTTCCTGCCGCCAAAAATGAATATTCATAACCGCATTTACGGTGTAAAAGAAGCCGCCATAAAAGCAGCTTCCTACCTTGAGCCCGGTGACCTTCTTCTGGCTGACCACTTGAGACGCGCCGCCATGTTCAGTTTTTATGCAGGTGGAGGAAGGCAGGCCCATATCCCGTCAACGACCCGCTTCAGCCAGTACACCATGTGGGATAAAGGGATTGATTTTGGAAAAGTAAAGGGGGTATTTCTTTCCAAAAGACCGGAAGAGAAAGAGCTTTCGACAATATTTAAAAAGGTGGAACTCCTTGAAGAGGTGAAGTTGAAAAAAGAAGGCCTTAAGGAGAAGACTTTCTACATTTACAGGTGCAGTAATTAG